The Phoenix dactylifera cultivar Barhee BC4 chromosome 12, palm_55x_up_171113_PBpolish2nd_filt_p, whole genome shotgun sequence genome has a window encoding:
- the LOC103718128 gene encoding protein transport protein Sec61 subunit beta, translating to MARGSAQSQASSSAGGAGRPMTVGPRGTAAAAAGMRRRRLGGGGGSSAGGGFGGGAAGSNMLRFYTDDAPGLKMTPTVVLVMSLCFIGFVTALHVFGKLYRYRSSATGGS from the coding sequence ATGGCGAGGGGAAGCGCGCAGTCGCAGGCGTCGTCGTCCGCCGGGGGCGCTGGGCGGCCGATGACGGTAGGACCACGGGGGACGGCGGCCGCGGCGGCAGGGATGCGGCGGCGGAGGCTGGGTGGCGGCGGCGGGAGCTCTGCTGGAGGGGGATTCGGCGGCGGGGCCGCGGGAAGCAACATGCTGAGGTTCTACACCGACGACGCACCCGGACTCAAGATGACCCCTACCGTCGTGCTGGTGATGAGCCTCTGCTTCATCGGCTTCGTCACTGCGCTCCACGTCTTCGGAAAGCTCTACCGCTACAGATCCTCCGCCACCGGTGGTTCTTGA